The following is a genomic window from Kribbella amoyensis.
CAGCCGGCCGTCCAGCTCGTGCAGGTTCGAGTACGTGACCCCGCGGCCGCCGGTCAGCTCGCTCCAGTCGAACGTCTGCTCCGGCCCCCACTTCCGCGGATCACCCGGCTCGCTCACCCGCCAGCGGGTCAGGTCGTCCTTCTTGTGCTTGGTGTACACCGCGAGCCACCGGCCGTCGGTGCGCCGCCACAACGCCGGCACGTCGTGGTCGTCGATCTCGAGCCGCTCGTGCAGCACGACGACCTCGCTCGCCCCGGTCCGCAGGTCGACCACGGTGAGCTCGACGTTGCCGGCCCGCTCGGCGCCGCCCGGTCCCTCCGCCGCCGCGATCGAGCCGACCACCAACAGCTGCTCCGCCGGGTCGACCAGGGCCCGCTCGTCCTGGAACCAGCACCAGGCCCCGTTGTCGTTGACCACCCGCGGCGCGGTCACGCCGCCCTCACCGTTGCTTGAGGCAACCATCGCGTCATCAGCCGGCTCCTTCGTCGGTCGGGTCTGCCCGGCACCCTAGAGCGCGAGTTATCGTTCACACAAGAGTCCGGGGCGGTAATGTGTTATCGATAACGTCCCCCCGCTCGAAGGGTAGGCAAGCGCTTGCCCGGACCACCTCCGACTGCGTAACCTGACCCGGGTTCCGCCGGGGTCCCGAGAGCGACGGCCTTTCGCCCGGTGGGCGGGAAGGCAGGTCGGCCCGATGACAGCTGGCGACTCCGGCACGGTGGAATGGACCCTGTCCGGGTTCGGCGACGAGATCGACCAGGATCCGCGGATCCAGGCCGCTGTCCTGCTCGCGCTCGGCGCCCGGCACCTCGAGGTGCGGTCGGCGTGGGGGACGAACATCGTCGAGCTCGACAAGACCCAGCTGGACCGGCTGCGCACGGAGCTGACCGACGCCGGCGTCGGGGTCTCCGCGATCGCCTCGCCGATCGGCAAGGTCCAGGTCGACCTCCCGGTCGAGCACGAGGTGGAGCGGCTGGACCGCGCGATCGCGGCCGCCGAGGCGCTCGACACCAAGTACATCCGGATCTTCTCCTTCTACCGCGCGGACGGTGTCGCGCCGGAGGACGTCCGGGACGCCACGCTGGAGCGGATGAGCGCGCTGGCCAAGCGGGCCGAGCAGGCCGGCGTGGTGCTGCTGCACGAGAACGAGAAGGACATCTACGGCGACATCCCGTCGCGCTGCCTGGACCTGATCACCTCGGTCGGGTCGCCGGCGCTGAAGATCGCCTGGGACAACGCCAACTTCGTCCAGGTCGGCGTCCGCCCGTTCAGCGAGGGCTTCGAGGCGCTGGCGCCGTACGTCGAGTACCTCCAGGTCAAGGACGCGCGGCTCGCCGACGGCGTCGTCGTCCCGGCCGGTGAGGGCGACGGCGAACTGGCCGAGACGATCGCCGGGCTGCGGGACCGCGGCTTCGTCGGCTTCGCCTCGCTGGAACCGCACCTGGCCTCCGCGAACAACCTCGGCGGCTGGAGCGGGCCGATAGAGTTCGGTCGCGCGGCCCGGGCGTTCCGGTCGCTCACCGACCGGAGTGGAGTGAGCCTGGTATGACCGGCCAGCCCCTCGCCGTCGCCATCATCGGCTGCGGCGTCATCGGCAAGACCCACACCAACGCGGTCCTCACCCTCCCCCGGCTCCGGCTGGCCGCGCTGATCGACGTGGACACCACCCGCGCCGACGGCCTCGCCGACCAGACCGCCGAGAAGGCCGGGACCAGGCCGGCCGTGTACTCGTCGCTGGCGGACGCGCTCGACGGTCCCGACAAGATCGACCTCGTCGTGGTCGCCACCCCGAGCGGGCTGCACGTCGAGCACGCCACCGAGGCGCTCGAGGGCGGCGCGCACGTCCTGATCGAGAAGCCGCTCGACGTCGACGCCCGGCGCGGTACCGCGCTGGCCCGGCTGGCGGAGAAGGCGGCCGCGCTCGGCCAGGTCGCGTCCGTGATCAGCCAGCACCGGTTCGACCCGGCCAGCGAGATCGTCCGGCGGGCGATCGAGGCCGGCGACTTCGGCCGGATCACCTCGGCGATGGCGAGCGTGCCGTGGTGGCGCTCCCAGGGGTACTACGACTCGGGTGACTGGCGCGGCACCTGGGAGCTCGACGGCGGTGGCGCCCTGATGAACCAGGGCGTGCACACCCTCGACCTGCTGCTCTGGTTCCTCGGCCGGCCGGTGACGGTGAGCGCCGAGTTCGGGCTGCTCGCGCACCAGGGCATCGAGGTGGAGGACATCGTCACCGCCACCCTGCGGTTCGAGAGCGGCGCGCTGGCCGTGCTGCACGCGACCACCTCCGCGTACCCGGGGCTGGCCGTCCGGCTCCAGGTGCACGGGGACCGCGGGTCCGCCGTCATCGAGGGCGACAAGCTGGAGTACTTCCACGCCGCCCAGGACTCCGGCGGCGCCGACATGGGCCTGCAGGGCGGTGGCAACCAGGCCGCCCAGTTCACCGACGCGACCACCTCGGCCGGGGTCGACGCGACCCAGTTCACCGACGGGCACGTCCGGCAGTACGTCGACCTGCTCGCCGCGATCGACGAGAACCGGCCGCCCGCCGTCACCGTGGACGACGCGCTGGTCGCCCTGGCCACGGTCCGGGCCGTATACGTCTCGGCCACGACGGGCGGGAAGGTCACCCTCGACGACGTGATCGCCGGCAAGTACGACGAGGTCCGCGGGCAACTGCCGGACTAGGGCACTAGTTGTACCGGGTCGAGACGTTGGTGGCAGGTGGGGTGGGGTTGACGTGAGGAGAACCTCCGGTTGGGGTGTGGCTTGTCGAAGGCTTCACACTCACCGGAGGTTCTCGTGTCCCACCGTAACGCGCGTACGACGTTTCATGGCCGGTTGCTGATCGTGCAGCGGCACCGGGCCGGGTGGGCGCAGGCGCATATCGCGAAGGCGATGGGTGTGTCGCGCAAGTGTGTGAAGACCTGGCTCGATCGGTACGAGGCTGAAGGCGAGGCGGGTCTGCGGGACCGGTCGTCGCGGCCGCATCGGTGTCCGCGGCGTACGCCGGCCGAGGTCGAGCAGCGGGTCCTGGACGCGCGGGAGCGGTTGCGGCTCGGTCCGGAACCGATCGCGGCCCAGACCGGGGTACCGGCCCGGACGGTGTCGCGGATCCTGCGCCGCCACCGGGTGCCGCATCTGGCCGTGTGTGACCCGATCACCGGTCAGGTGATCCGGGCCTCCAAGACCACCGCGATCAGGTACGAGCGGGACCGGCCAGGCGAACTGGTCCACATGGACGTGAAGAAGATCGGCCGGATCCCCGACGGCGGCGGCTGGCGCGCACACGGCCGCGCCAGCGCCTCGACCCGCCGCGACCGCAGCACCCGGGTCGGGTTCGACTACGTGCACTCACTCGTCGACGACCACTCCCGGCTGGCCTACTCAGAGATCCTGCCCGACGAGAAAGGCCCCACCTGCGCCGGCTTCCTGACCCGCGCCATCGCCTTCTTCGCCGCGCACGGCATCACCCGGATCGAACGGTTGATGACCGACAACGCCTGGTCCTACCGCTGGTCACTGCGCGAGGTCTGCGCCACCCACGCCATCACCCAGAAATTCATCAAACCCCACTGCCCCTGGCAGAACGGGAAGGTCGAGCGCCTCAACCGGACCCTGCAAACAGAGTGGGCCTACCGGCAGGTCTTCACCACCAACACCGAACGCACCGCCGCACTTGCACCCTGGCTCGAGTCCTACAACACTCAACGCCCACACACCGCACTCGGAGGACACCCACCCATCACCCGACTGCAACCAACCTCATGACCGGGTACAACTAGTTCTTCGGAGCCGGTCCGGTCGACGCGCGGATGACCAGCCGGTTGAGGTCCGACGCGGCCGGCGGAACAGGCGGCTCCTCGCCCTGCAACAAGGCGAGCAGCCGCCTGACGGCTTCCCGGCCCTGTAGCGCGCGATCCACCTCCACGGTCGACAGCGCCGGGTCCAGGTAGCGCCCGATCTCGTCGCCGTTCCAGCCGAAGACGCTCACCTCCCCCGGTACGTCGATGCCCTGCTCCTGCAGCCCGCGGATGACGCCGAACGCGGCCTGGTCGTTGGCGGCGAAGACGGCCGTCACCCCCGAACCGGGCAGGACCTGGGTGGCCGCGTCCCAGCCCGACTGGATGCTCCAGTTCCCCTCGACCACGCCGTACGACTCCAGGCCGAGCTCGGCGACGGTCCGCTCGTACACGGTGCGCCTGTTCCGCGCGGACGTCCACGCGGCCGGTCCGGCGACGTGCAGGAACCGGCGATGCCCGAGCCCGGCCAGGTACTTCACGATGTCCGCGGCCGGGGTCGCGTCGGCCAGCAGACCCCGGGCGCGCATGTTGTCGTCGTACTCGCCGTCGATCACGATCGGGACCGCGAACGCGGACAGGTCGACGCCACCGGTCTCCTCCGACAACGGGGTGAAGGAGAGGATGGCGTCGACGCTCTCCGGGTGCAACAGCGTCCTGATCCGGGCGGCCCTGGCGGTGGCGTCACCCTCCAGGCTGACCACGTCGAGCAGGTACCCGGCCTCGTGCGCGGCGGCGGCCGCGCCCTTCAGCATCCGGACCGGCATCGCGGCCGTCGACTCCGGCAGGACGACGACGATCCGGTGCGCGCGACGGGTCCGCATCGCCCGGGCGGCGAGGTTCGGCCGGTAGTCCAGCTGCTCCATCGCGGCCGCGACCTTGGCCGAGGTCTCGGCGCTCACGGCCTCCTTGCGCAGGTACCGCGACACCGTCTGGTGGGAGACCCCGGCCAGCCGGGCCACCTCGTACATGGTCGCGGGCCGCCGCCGCTCCGGCGCCGCGCCGGCTCTGCTGTCCTGCGTCATCGGCGATCCTTCCCGGCGGCTCCCGCCGAACCGCCGATCCAGGTCCCACGATCTCACGCCCGGCCGGCGTCGCCGCGGTTCGGTCGCCCGGCGGTGGACGGCTCAGTGCCGGTCGGGCGAATCGGCCAGCAGCTCGTCGATCTGCTCCCTGATTGCTGTCGGCAACGGTCCGAACGCGACGGCCTCGGCGTGCTCCACCGCCTGGGCCGCGGTGCGCGCCCCGGGCAACGGGATGATCGCCGGGTCGAGCGCCCAGACGTAGCCGAGCGCGCCCTGGGTCAAGGTCCGGCCGCCGGTCCCGAGCAGGTCGCGGACCGCGTCGAGCCGCTGGAGCCACTCCCCCATCGCATCGTCGTCGAAGTACGTCCACCACGGGGTGTCGCGCCGGACGTCGTCGAGGGCGGGCCGGTTCGCCAGCGTGTATTTGCCGGTGAGCAGACCCATCGCGAGCGGGCTCCGGGCCAGGACGGCGAAGTTGTGCTGATGGGCCGCGGTGAGGACCTCCGGCTGGTGACCGAACACGTTGATCTGTGTCTGCACGGTCACGGCATGCGGCGACTGGGCGAAGCTCGCCATCACCTCGGGCACGTCCGCACTCGTCCCGAACGCCTTGACCTTGCCCTCGGCAACCAGCTCGGTCAGCGTCGCGACCACCTCGTCGGCCACGGCCCCGGTACTCACGCCGCCGTGCAACTGGTACACGTCGATCGCGTCCGTCCCCAGCCGCCGCAGGCTCGCCTCGCAAGCGGACCGGATCGCCGGCGGGGAGACGTCCTCCCCGGCCCCGGTCCGCGTGGTCTCGTCGAACTGGAGCGCGAACTTCGTCGCCACGATGACATCGTCCCGCGCCCCGGCCGGCAACTGGCCGAGCGCTTTGCCGAGGACGCGCTCGCTGTGACCGGTGCCGTAGACGTCGGCGGTGTCGAACAACCGGATCCCGCCGTCGACGGCGGCGTGGATCATCCGGATGCTCTCCGCGTCGTCCACCTCGCCCCAGCCGGCCGGGCGGCCGTCGAACCGGAACGGGCCGCCGATCGCCCAGCAGCCGATGCCAAGCGGGCTCGTGGTCCGATCCCCGACGGCCCGGTCCGCGACCCGTTCTGCGTTGGTGCTCATGGTGCTACTCCCTTGTCCCGAAGGCGTGTAGCACCGAGCCTGCAATCTGGAGTGGACTCCAGGTCAAGCCCTCTGGCGCGGACCGACTACGAAGCCGGCTGCAGCGCCTTGGCGAAGAGCGGGACGACGACCTTGAGGGCGTACCCGACGGACAGGACCGAGTCGGTCGCGAAGGCCGAACTGATCGTCTTGTCGGTGAAGACCACCGCGCGGCCCGCCTTGACCGAGGGGATCGCGCGGTACAGCGGGTCGGCGCCGATCTGCCCGGCGTCGACGCCGATCGGGGTGACGACGGTGAGGTCCGCGTCCAGCAGCTGCAGGTTCTCCCGCGAGACGGGCACGGAGAACTTCTCGGTCTTCCGCGCGTCGATCTCCGGGTTGTTCTTGAACCCGAGCCGCTGGACGAACTCGACCCGCCCGGTCCCGGACACGTAGGCGCCGTAGCCCGCCGAGGTCCGGGCGCCCAGCGTGATCGTCTTCCCGGCGAACTCGGGGTGCTCGCTCGCCGCCTGCTCGAAGCTCTTGGTGGCCGCGTCGATCACCTCGCGTCCCTTGGCGGACCGGCCCAGCGCCGCCGCGATCAGCTCGGTCTGCTGCTTCCAGGACAGCTTGTACTGCTCGGCGCCGGCCGGGACGCCCACCGTCGGCGCGATCG
Proteins encoded in this region:
- a CDS encoding sugar phosphate isomerase/epimerase family protein, yielding MTAGDSGTVEWTLSGFGDEIDQDPRIQAAVLLALGARHLEVRSAWGTNIVELDKTQLDRLRTELTDAGVGVSAIASPIGKVQVDLPVEHEVERLDRAIAAAEALDTKYIRIFSFYRADGVAPEDVRDATLERMSALAKRAEQAGVVLLHENEKDIYGDIPSRCLDLITSVGSPALKIAWDNANFVQVGVRPFSEGFEALAPYVEYLQVKDARLADGVVVPAGEGDGELAETIAGLRDRGFVGFASLEPHLASANNLGGWSGPIEFGRAARAFRSLTDRSGVSLV
- a CDS encoding Gfo/Idh/MocA family protein yields the protein MTGQPLAVAIIGCGVIGKTHTNAVLTLPRLRLAALIDVDTTRADGLADQTAEKAGTRPAVYSSLADALDGPDKIDLVVVATPSGLHVEHATEALEGGAHVLIEKPLDVDARRGTALARLAEKAAALGQVASVISQHRFDPASEIVRRAIEAGDFGRITSAMASVPWWRSQGYYDSGDWRGTWELDGGGALMNQGVHTLDLLLWFLGRPVTVSAEFGLLAHQGIEVEDIVTATLRFESGALAVLHATTSAYPGLAVRLQVHGDRGSAVIEGDKLEYFHAAQDSGGADMGLQGGGNQAAQFTDATTSAGVDATQFTDGHVRQYVDLLAAIDENRPPAVTVDDALVALATVRAVYVSATTGGKVTLDDVIAGKYDEVRGQLPD
- a CDS encoding IS481 family transposase, producing MSHRNARTTFHGRLLIVQRHRAGWAQAHIAKAMGVSRKCVKTWLDRYEAEGEAGLRDRSSRPHRCPRRTPAEVEQRVLDARERLRLGPEPIAAQTGVPARTVSRILRRHRVPHLAVCDPITGQVIRASKTTAIRYERDRPGELVHMDVKKIGRIPDGGGWRAHGRASASTRRDRSTRVGFDYVHSLVDDHSRLAYSEILPDEKGPTCAGFLTRAIAFFAAHGITRIERLMTDNAWSYRWSLREVCATHAITQKFIKPHCPWQNGKVERLNRTLQTEWAYRQVFTTNTERTAALAPWLESYNTQRPHTALGGHPPITRLQPTS
- a CDS encoding LacI family DNA-binding transcriptional regulator yields the protein MTQDSRAGAAPERRRPATMYEVARLAGVSHQTVSRYLRKEAVSAETSAKVAAAMEQLDYRPNLAARAMRTRRAHRIVVVLPESTAAMPVRMLKGAAAAAHEAGYLLDVVSLEGDATARAARIRTLLHPESVDAILSFTPLSEETGGVDLSAFAVPIVIDGEYDDNMRARGLLADATPAADIVKYLAGLGHRRFLHVAGPAAWTSARNRRTVYERTVAELGLESYGVVEGNWSIQSGWDAATQVLPGSGVTAVFAANDQAAFGVIRGLQEQGIDVPGEVSVFGWNGDEIGRYLDPALSTVEVDRALQGREAVRRLLALLQGEEPPVPPAASDLNRLVIRASTGPAPKN
- a CDS encoding aldo/keto reductase; its protein translation is MSTNAERVADRAVGDRTTSPLGIGCWAIGGPFRFDGRPAGWGEVDDAESIRMIHAAVDGGIRLFDTADVYGTGHSERVLGKALGQLPAGARDDVIVATKFALQFDETTRTGAGEDVSPPAIRSACEASLRRLGTDAIDVYQLHGGVSTGAVADEVVATLTELVAEGKVKAFGTSADVPEVMASFAQSPHAVTVQTQINVFGHQPEVLTAAHQHNFAVLARSPLAMGLLTGKYTLANRPALDDVRRDTPWWTYFDDDAMGEWLQRLDAVRDLLGTGGRTLTQGALGYVWALDPAIIPLPGARTAAQAVEHAEAVAFGPLPTAIREQIDELLADSPDRH
- a CDS encoding iron-siderophore ABC transporter substrate-binding protein, which encodes MIARRIGVAAALLALATTFAGCGTGPEEASADEPFARVATKFGEVKVPSEPKRVVALGWGDAETALALGVQPVGASDWLAFGGEGVGVWAKGMYQQAPQLIGTLEPEYEKIAALKPDLILDVKSSGDQARYDTLAAIAPTVGVPAGAEQYKLSWKQQTELIAAALGRSAKGREVIDAATKSFEQAASEHPEFAGKTITLGARTSAGYGAYVSGTGRVEFVQRLGFKNNPEIDARKTEKFSVPVSRENLQLLDADLTVVTPIGVDAGQIGADPLYRAIPSVKAGRAVVFTDKTISSAFATDSVLSVGYALKVVVPLFAKALQPAS